The sequence CAAGCTCCAGATCCGGATAGAGATCGAGAATCTCTCGTTCACTGACACCATCCGCAACCATCCCTACGATGGTTGCAACCGGAATCCTCAGGTTGCGAATGCAGGGGACCCCGTCCATCTGGTCCGGGCGAACAGTGATGCGCTGGAAGGTCATCGGGGAGTGCCTCCTGGTGGGTTTCTAGCTCGCTCTGAG comes from Acidobacteriota bacterium and encodes:
- a CDS encoding DUF433 domain-containing protein, coding for MTFQRITVRPDQMDGVPCIRNLRIPVATIVGMVADGVSEREILDLYPDLELGDVREALRYAAEALRERTLPLVQAS